A DNA window from Gigantopelta aegis isolate Gae_Host chromosome 4, Gae_host_genome, whole genome shotgun sequence contains the following coding sequences:
- the LOC121370827 gene encoding uncharacterized protein LOC121370827: MTTRGILKFTVPLEGRLIYPQADDHPYSDNRITFQHMTPRRKIDPFGRDATNASDFFLSAAVYPTGVRAPPLAELQQFGHLLKSDDMKDSNTKLGWTDDGAGPVPKILTLKKYQNNNDVSTEQKSSESIQAVDMLTRLKPYHWDGVNGLRKSKSDVRDPCYIYQYCADERPLRYNKNSNLPRISSSRPWSVGESNPSKHMFTSGSTENRTDASPAASRHLVKENTGFHNVRKCRPFKPLSFRPISESDLKKPLLEVRHISTRDQRNQLKGQDGCLFSQVKQCIRLMRNHDAMKARTIDRPLKAEVGRYRPFSTTKIRTPCMTPPTIAHFRDHNSAETYKQYVQIQTLKSKLPGKSAGTLASGNFARNNTAASMYYDVDAHLVQTVIDSNIPPEPRKLNMSRKRSDISLDTKTPNDQRNIDLDIVGTPISSTRPRVAEQEEERDASRKPSGGSRVPEGSMKSFDQPDVPAGLQEEEDVDAAVNDSLISLDELGNPMIWDQSDEDEEEIVKEDPNVIKIPAVSVASVLSVDDGDTVVDDDPNAGTEDKGC; encoded by the coding sequence ATGACCACACGAGGAATCCTTAAGTTCACTGTACCGCTTGAGGGAAGACTGATATACCCTCAAGCAGACGACCATCCGTACTCGGACAACCGAATCACGTTCCAGCACATGACGCCGAGACGGAAGATTGATCCATTTGGTCGTGATGCAACCAATGCCTCCGATTTCTTTCTCTCTGCCGCTGTGTACCCCACCGGTGTCCGCGCCCCGCCCTTAGCAGAATTGCAGCAATTTGGACATCTGCTTAAGAGCGATGACATGAAGGATTCAAATACTAAACTCGGCTGGACCGACGATGGAGCAGGACCCGTTCCAAAGATACTGACGCTAAAGAAGTACCAAAACAACAATGATGTCAGTACGGAACAGAAGTCGTCTGAGAGTATTCAGGCAGTAGACATGTTAACCAGGTTGAAACCTTATCACTGGGATGGCGTGAACGGACTGAGGAAAAGTAAGAGCGATGTCAGAGACCCGTGTTATATTTACCAATACTGCGCCGACGAGAGACCACTGAGGTACAACAAGAACAGCAACCTTCCAAGGATATCATCATCGCGGCCGTGGTCTGTCGGCGAATCGAATCCGTCCAAGCACATGTTCACGTCTGGCTCGACGGAGAACCGCACGGACGCATCGCCGGCAGCTAGCAGGCACCTGGTGAAGGAGAACACGGGCTTTCACAACGTGAGGAAATGCCGTCCTTTCAAGCCGCTGTCGTTTCGTCCCATCTCCGAGAGCGATCTGAAGAAGCCCCTGTTAGAGGTTAGACACATATCGACTAGAGACCAGCGGAACCAGCTCAAAGGTCAGGACGGGTGTCTGTTCTCCCAGGTGAAGCAGTGCATCCGACTGATGCGAAATCACGACGCCATGAAGGCTAGAACAATCGACCGACCGCTGAAAGCTGAGGTGGGGAGGTACAGGCCGTTCTCCACCACCAAGATCAGGACACCGTGCATGACACCGCCCACGATCGCCCACTTCAGAGATCATAATTCCGCAGAGACGTACAAGCAGTATGTTCAGATACAGACTCTCAAATCGAAGTTACCGGGGAAGTCGGCTGGGACTCTGGCCAGCGGCAACTTCGCCAGGAACAATACGGCGGCGTCAATGTATTACGACGTGGACGCCCATCTTGTCCAGACAGTAATCGACAGCAACATACCTCCCGAACCAAGAAAGCTGAACATGTCTAGAAAGAGATCCGACATCTCGCTGGATACGAAAACACCGAACGATCAGCGCAACATCGATCTGGACATCGTGGGGACTCCTATATCGTCCACCAGACCACGAGTCGCGGAGCAGGAGGAGGAACGGGACGCGTCGAGAAAGCCGAGTGGGGGGAGCCGGGTTCCAGAAGGTTCGATGAAGTCCTTCGATCAGCCGGACGTCCCTGCAGGCCTTCAGGAAGAAGAGGATGTGGACGCCGCAGTTAATGACTCGCTGATATCGCTAGACGAACTGGGAAACCCAATGATCTGGGACCAGAGCGACGAGGATGAGGAAGAAATCGTCAAGGAGGATCCGAATGTGATAAAAATTCCAGCAGTGTCTGTCGCCTCAGTTTTGAGCGTGGATGATGGAGACACGGTAGTTGATGATGACCCCAATGCTGGCACAGAAGACAAGGGTTGTTAG
- the LOC121369913 gene encoding chondroitin sulfate synthase 1-like, whose amino-acid sequence MRLCCKREPPNLEKPDDDLPRLNQYDEPFLLVGVMTTRKYLKTRAAAISRTWGKHIPGKILFFLGQGREYRGHLPIVVLDKVSDNAYPPQKKSFAMLKYIHDNFIDSYEWFMRVDDDIFIQPDRLEKFLRSVNSSRRLYMGQPGLGIPRERGKLGLRNDSFFFCMGGTGIVFTRETLRRTALGFDTCLKHTFTKHEDTELGRCVNEQADVSCSAAYEFSAMFYQNRVNRNGSFEGEMDPKATKALTLHPVKKSEHVYRLGSQFSARRMFRLKKSISRLEDAIRDMDHLISQSMDKKSNIHVPKILHKRSIDQKKKNHGTDDIWNFIRSGLIYTRTHPYQNPYEIVARRGRQLRINATILALKTSKQKSNLPYFYYEKINPNVGVEHVMAMGNRSSYKPYVAIQRFQIPEVVEVLDDSKPRGVIIYMILPLYRRSMVFANFLTSLNTTAYNFHGKIHLRIVLYKDTGKEFLVSLKNYNAFNCSSESLKTELFLLADQYSRVKAMNKGLEDIPLDSLVLFMDVDMIFTASFLDRVILNTKRGKESFFPVSFSLYDPSKACHGKPGCHFETNNFQIHQDRGTWRHFGFRIVGIYKDDFIRVNGWDTSIMGRGKEDSLFYEQCFSYGFPVFRSIELGLVHVHHIKYCNSSLPTDQYNMCLASRAQMYASQSILANLAFSITSIKENM is encoded by the exons ATGCGACTTTGCTGCAAGCGAGAACCACCAAACTTGGAAAAACCTGATGACGACCTTCCACGTTTAAACCAATATGATGAGCCGTTTCTTTTGGTCGGAGTTATGACAAccagaaaatatttgaaaacgaGAGCAGCGGCGATTAGTCGAACTTGGGGGAAACACATCCCTGGGAAGATATTGTTCTTTCTGGGACAAGGCAGAGAGTACAGGGGACACCTTCCCATTGTAGTCCTAGACAAGGTCTCGGACAATGCATACCCTCCGCAGAAGAAGTCCTTTGCGATGTTGAAGTACATACACGACAACTTCATTGATAGTTATGAGTGGTTCATGAGAGTCGACGATGATATATTCATCCAGCCCGACCGTCTGGAGAAATTCCTCCGCTCAGTAAATAGTTCCAGACGCCTGTACATGGGCCAACCAGGACTTGGTATTCCAAGAGAGAGGGGGAAGCTCGGATTGCGCAATGACAGCTTCTTCTTCTGTATGGGAGGCACAGGGATTGTTTTTACCAGGGAAACCTTGAGACGAACTGCTTTAGGGTTTGATACATGCCTGAAGCACACCTTCACGAAGCACGAAGACACGGAGCTGGGTAGATGTGTAAACGAACAGGCTGACGTCTCGTGCAGCGCTGCCTATGAG TTTTCGGCAATGTTCTACCAAAATCGCGTCAACAGAAATGGGTCATTTGAAGGCGAAATGGACCCCAAGGCCACTAAAGCGTTGACCTTACACCCGGTAAAGAAATCAGAACATGTGTACAGACTTGGAAGCCAGTTTAGCGCCAGACGCATGTTTCGTCTTAAAAAGTCCATCTCTCGCTTGGAGGACGCCATTAGAGATATGGATCATCTAATTTCGCAGTCTATGGACAAGAAGTCAAATATTCACGTTCCTAAAATATTGCACAAAAGAAGTATTGaccaaaagaaaaagaatcatGGGACAGATGACATTTGGAATTTTATTCGATCTGGACTTATATACACACGTACCCATCCATATCAAAACCCGTACGAAATCGTAGCAAGAAGAGGCAGACAACTGCGGATTAATGCCACCATTTTAGCTTTGAAGACGTcaaaacagaaatcaaattTACCTTATTTTTATTACGAAAAAATAAACCCTAATGTAGGGGTAGAACATGTCATGGCGATGGGAAATCGGTCTTCTTATAAACCGTATGTGGCCATACAGCGTTTCCAAATACCCGAAGTAGTCGAAGTTCTCGACGATTCGAAACCTCGGGGTGTCATCATATACATGATATTGCCCTTGTACAGACGATCGATGGTCTTTGCTAATTTTCTCACGTCGTTAAACACCACAGCTTACAACTTCCACGGCAAGATACATCTCCGAATTGTTCTGTACAAAGATACCGGCAAAGAATTTTTGGTGTCTTTGAAGAATTACAATGCGTTCAACTGTTCTAGCGAAAGTCTGAAAACTGAACTCTTTCTGCTGGCAGACCAGTACTCGAGAGTGAAAGCCATGAACAAGGGCCTGGAAGATATTCCTCTAGATTCGCTCGTGCTTTTCATGGACGTCGATATGATCTTCACCGCCAGCTTTCTAGACAGGGTGATTCTGAATACGAAACGCGGTAAAGAATCCTTCTTCCCCGTCTCCTTTTCTCTGTACGACCCGAGTAAGGCCTGCCACGGTAAACCCGGGTGCCATTTTGAAACGAATAACTTTCAGATCCACCAGGATCGAGGAACGTGGCGCCATTTTGGTTTTAGAATTGTGGGAATATATAAAGATGACTTCATCAGAGTTAATGGATGGGATACCTCGATAATGGGTCGGGGTAAGGAGGATTCTCTTTTCTATGAGCAATGTTTCAGCTACGGGTTTCCAGTGTTTCGCTCTATTGAACTGGGACTGGTGCACGTGCATCATATTAAATACTGTAACAGCTCTCTGCCGACTGACCAGTACAATATGTGTCTTGCTTCCCGCGCCCAGATGTATGCGTCCCAGTCGATTCTAGCAAATCTCGCGTTTAGTATTACATcgataaaagaaaacatgtaA